From the Nodularia sphaerocarpa UHCC 0038 genome, the window AATTTGCCAAATTTGCGATTGTAATCACTAATTCTTCGGGATCAACGGGTTTAGCTAGATGAATTTGAAACCCAGCCTCCAAAGCCCGGATACGATTCTCTGAATCAGCATAAGCTGTTAAAGCCACTGCTGGTACTTGTCCACCTCTATCTTTTGTTAACGCCCGGATTTTGCGAATTAAACTGTAGCCATCTTCATCAGGCATAGCAATATCACAGATACAGATGTCAGGCTGCAACTGGGGTAAAATTTCCAGTGCGGCGGCGGCTGATTCAACTGTTGTCACATTGGCACCATCTGCCGCCAAAACTGTCGTAATATAAAACCGACTATCATCATCATCATCCACAACAAGAATCCTGAAGCCAGCAAGAAGCAGAGGAGCTTGGATAATTTCTCTCATTAGGTTGGGAAAGTAAGAATTATTTGTAACTGATTCTTTGTCTTTGTCTGACACACCATGCCATTGGTAATTTTACTGCGATCGCGTCAAACAATTTTAGATTTTAAATTTGGGATTTGGGATTGAATCAAGTCCGTCAAGTAATTCTGCTAGAGTTTTTTTAGTTACTTAGCATACAGGAAGTCTTAAGTATTGATGTTTCTTATCAAAATGTAATATTACTTAATTTTACTTAAATTTTATTTACAGGATGGTAAATAGGGATTTACGCGAAAATACAGCAATTTTAAATGAATTGTGAACTGCTCCTGCACGCAATCATAAATCTTTGGTATGAATCAAATTCATTATGCCTGTGCTGTAGTTATGCTGGGAATGAAGACTATTTCACCATTCAGGGTGTTTGAAGAATATCCTAAAATTCCTAAGTCACAATATTAGAGGATGTCTCAAGACTACTTATAATCACCAGGACTTAAACGTGAGTAATAACGATATCACCAACCTTGTACAAAGAGACCTCAGCAACTGTAATAAAGAGCCAATTCATATTCCTGGCTTGATTCAGCCTCATGGAGTGCTATTTGTCCTCAAAGAACCAGATTTAACTATTCTGCAAGTCAGCGATAATACATTAAATTTATTAGGTTTGCCACCTGAAGAATTACTAAATAAAATTTTAAGCAATTTCCTCGAATTAGACCAAATTAATTTACTAAGAAATTCTTTAAATCAAGACGATTCACTCATCGTTAATCCTATTGAATTAACAATTAAATTAGACAATAAACCCATATATTTTGATGCAATTCTTCACCGTTCTGATGGAAATTTAATTTTAGAATTAGAGCCGACTACTTTAGAAAAAACTAATGGGTTTTTTCAATTTTACCATTTAGTCAAAGTAGCAATGACCAAGCTGCAATCTGCATCTAGTTTAGCAGAAATTAGTGAAATTATTGTCAAAAAAGTTAAAAAAATTACTGGTTTTGATAGAGTCATGCTTTATCGATTTGATGAAGATTGGCATGGTACAGTGATTGCTGAAGAAAAACCAGAATATTTAGCACCTTATTTAGGTTTGCATTATCCGGCTTCGGACATTCCCACACAAGCGAGAAAACTCTACATCCAAAATTGGCTGAGACTGATCCCAAATCTAGACTATCAGCCTGCGGCAATTTTGCCAACGAATAATCCTGTGACTGAGAAACCTTTAGATTTAAGCCGGTCAGTGTTACGCAGTGTTTCGCCCTTACACGTTGAGTATATGCACAATATGGGCGTAAGTGCATCGATGTCAATTTCCATTATCAAAAATGGCAACCTGTGGGGACTAATTGCTTGTCATCATCAATCACCTAAATATATTCCCTATGAAATTCGTCACGCCTGTGAATTTTTAGGGCAAATCGCATCTTTAGAAATGGCGGCTAAAGAAGATAGTGAAGATGTGGAATATAAGATGCAGGTGAAATCTTGCCATTCCAAGTTAGTGGAGTATATGTCATTAGAAGATAACTTCATTGACGGTTTAATTAACAATCAGCCAAATCTCCTGAATCTGGTGAATGCTGAAGGAGCAGCAGTATGTTATCATGGCGACTATTTCACAGTTGGTAAGACTCCTAAAAAAAAGGATATTGAAGATTTAGTGGTATGGATGCATCAAAACCACCAAGAAGAAGTTTTTTACACTGATTCCCTCTCTCAAGTTTACCCACAAGCAGAAAAACTACGGGATGTTGCTAGCGGTTTGATGGCAATTTCCATTTCCAAAAGTCAAAAAAACTATGTTTTGTGGTTTCGCCCAGAAGTAGTGCAAACTGTAGATTGGGGCGGTAATCCCAATAAACCTGTGGAAGTGAAACAAAATGGCAGCATTCATTTATCACCCCGCAAATCCTTTGAATTATGGCAAGAAACTGTCCTATTAAAATCGCTTCCCTGGAAATCCTATCAAGTAAATGCAGCCCTGGAGTTGAGAAGTGCAATTATTGGTATGGTGTTGCGAAAAGCGGACGAACTCGCACAGTTGAATATTGAATTAGAACGCAGTAATAATGAATTAGATGCCTTTGCTTATATTGCTTCTCATGATTTAAAAGAACCATTGCGTGGGATTCACAATTATTCTAATTTCTTGATAGAAGATTACGGTGAAATCATCAATGAAGAAGGTAAGAACAAATTAAAAACCTTGATTCGCCTTACCCAGCGCATGGAGGATTTAATTGATTCACTGCTGCATTTTTCTCGTTTGGGGAGAGTGGATCTTTCCATGCAAGAAACAGACCTTAATAGTATAGTAAATCGCAGTTTGGATTTATTGAGCGCCCGCGTTGACGACATGAAGGTAGATATTCAAATTCCCCGACCGCTACCAACAGTTTATTGCGATCGCATCCAATTAGGAGAAGTTTTTAATAATTTAATTGCCAACGCCATTAAATACAACGATAAAGCCGAGAAATGCATTGAAATTGGCTATATAGATGAACCACCATTACCAATGACATTTTACGTGCGAGATAATGGTATAGGTATTCGAGATAAACACTTTGATGCAATATTTCGGATTTTCAAAAGACTACATGGTCCAAGCAAATATGGCGGAGGAACTGGGGCGGGTTTGACTATCGCCAAAAAAATAGTAGAACGACATGGCGGTAAAATTTGGGTAGATTCAACCTACGGCGAAGGTAGTACCTTTTATTTCACATTACAGGGAGTTGATTAAATTGATGATTGGTAATTTTGCTAAACCTTTATTAGTCATTGAAGATAGCGACGAAGACTTTGAAGCCTTGAGTCGAATCATCAAAAAAGAAGCTGTTGTTAATCCGGTATTTCGCTGTACCGATGGCGAGGAGGCGCTAGACTTTCTTTATCACACCGGGACTTACAATGATAGCCAAAAATTTCCTCGTCCCTCGCTGATTTTGCTGGATTTAAATTTACCGGGAACTGATGGGCGAGAAGTTTTAGAACAAATCAAACAGGATAAAAACTTAAAATATATCCCTGTAGTTGTCTTTACTACGTCATCGAATCCTAAAGATATTGAGATATGTTACCAATATTCCGTTGCTAGTTATATGTTGAAACCAATTGATATTAATAGATTGGTGGAAACTATTCAAACTTTCATCACTTATTGGTTAGATATCGTAATCCTCCCTGATGCTGTTAACAATTAGTTATGGCGCAACCGCTAACTGTTTTAATTGTCGATGATTCTCCTGAAGATCGCCTAGCTTATCGTCGCTATCTGCTGCAAGATCAAGAATACAGTTACACAATTCTCGAAGAAGAATCGGGAGAAGGAGGATTGACATTATGTCAACAGTTTCAACCTGATGCTATTTTATTAGATTTCTTACTGCCAGATTTGGATGGTTTGGAATTTCTGGCGGAATTAAAACAGCAATCACAGAAAAGCATTCCAGCCGTGATTATGTTAACTGGTTATGGTAACGAAGCTGTAGCAGTACAAGCAATGAAAAGCGGTGTCCAAGACTATTTAGTTAAAGGACAAACCACTGGGGAGTATTTGCGCTCAACTATTCACTCGGCAATTAAAAATGTTCAATTAAGTCAAGAATTACAACACAGCGAGGAACGTTTTCGCACCTCTGTGGAGAATATGCTGGATTGTTTTGGCATTTTTTCGGCTGTGCGTGACGAGAAGGGCGAAATCGTCGATTTTCGTGTTGATTATCTGAACGCGGCAGCAAGTGAATTTAGCCAGATTTGTTCAGGAAAACAGGGTAAATATCTCTGTCAAATCCTCCTGAATATGCGAGAAAATTGCTTTTTTAATGAATGTTGCCAAGTTGTAAAAACGGGTACGCCTTTAATTAAAGAATCCCTCCTTTGTACTTGTTTTAATCACAAGCAGGAATCAAACAAAGTAATTGATATTCGCATTACCAAAATGGGCGATGGCTTTGTTGCTGCTTGGCGAGATGTCACCGCCAAAAAACAGGCGGAAGCAAAATTACGAGAGAGTCAGCAGTTCGTCGAACGTATTGCTGATACCACCCCAGGAATTTTGTATGTTTATGATTTGATAGAACAGCATAATATCTATACCAATAGTCAGGTTATTAACTTACTTGGTTATAGTGTCATAGAAATTCAAGATATGGGTAGTAAGTTTCTCTCATCTTTAATGCATCCTGAAGATTGGGGGCGATTTGTTGAACATCTGCAATTAATTCATGTCGCTGATGATGGGGAAGTTCTGGAATTGGAATATCGGATGCGACACGCCAGTGGTGAATGGCTGTGGTTTTTTAGTCGGGATACTGTTTTTAATCGAAATTTTGACGGTTCGCCGCGTCAGATTGTGGGTACTGCTTTTGATATTACGGCGCGGAAGCAAGCAGAGGAACAGCTACGTTTAAGTAATGAGCGTTTTGAACTAGCAGCAGCAGCAGTTAATTGTCTAATTTATGATCGGGATTTGCAAAAGAATACGGTGAGTAGAACTGAGGGTTTAACCCGGATTTTGGGCTATTCTTTAGAAGAAACTGATCCTAGTGCTGATTGGTGGCTAGAGAAGGTTCATTCTGAAGATAGAGAAATAGTAGAGAATCTATTTACAGATTTTCTTGGCTGTCAAAATTACTATACGATTGAGTATAGGATGCGTCATAAAGACCAACATTATCGGGATGTATTAGATCAAGGAATCATTGTTCGAGATCGTGATGATCAGGTAGTGCGGACAGTGGGTAGTGTGACTGACATTAGCAAACGCAAACAGGCTGAAACAGCTTTGCGCGAAAGTGAGGAACGTTACCGTTATTTATCCAATGCCATACCACAACTCGTCTGGATTTGCAATATTCAAGGTGAATACGAGTATGTGAATCAACGATGGTGTGACTTCACCGGGCAGAAGATTGAAGAGGCGATGGGGGTAGGCTGGACAAAAGTTATACATCCAGATGATATTCAATTAGCTATCGATTCATGGACGAACGCTTTGCAGACAGGAGAAGCTTATGAACAGGAAATGCGATATAGACAATTTGACGGTAGTTATCGTTGGCATTTAGCCAGGGGTGTGCCAATTAAGAATGAGCAAGGAGGGATTATCAGGTGGTTTGGTACAAGCACTGATATCGACCATCGCAAGCAATTGGAAGCGGAACGGGATCAACTGTTGCAGCGAGAACAAGCGGCGCGTGGTGCAGCCGAAAAAGCGAATCAAACTAAAGATGAGTTTGTAGCTATGGTATCTCATGATTTGCGATCGCCACTCAATGCCATTCTCGGTTGGGCAAAATTACTGCGGACTCGTCAACTCGATGCAGATACCGTTACCAATGCCTTAGAAACCATTGAACGCAATGCTCAATCTCAGGCAAAACTCTTAGAAGACTTGTTAAATATGTCACGCATTCTTCGGGGTCAGTTGCAGTTGGAAATCCGCCCAGTTAATCTGGTGAGTATTGTCAAAGCATCTGTGGAGACTGCTTACCCCTCGGCTCATGCTAAGGGCATTCATTTAGCATCGATCATTGATGAATCCATTCCCCCCATTGTCGGTGATAGCAACCGTTTGCTACAAGTTTTAGGTAATTTACTCTCCAACGCGATCAAGTTTACCCCATCCGAGGGAAGAGTGGAAGTGCAACTAGCAAAAAGTGATGATTCCCAAATTCTCATCGAAGTCAGTGACACAGGTTTGGGGATTAAACCGGAATTTCTCCCTCACGTGTTTGACAGATATCGTCAGGCTGATTGTACTTCTACACACAGTGGTTTAGGTCTGGGTTTGGCGATCGCTCGTCATTTAGTACAATTACACGGAGGTACTATTCAAGCCCATAGCCAGGGCGAAGGACTAGGATCTACTTTTACTATTAAGTTACCTTTGTAAGTAAGTCGGCGTAAATAATTAAAGGTTTGTAGTCAGGACTTTAGTCCTGAATTAAGGGCTGTTCGCGCAGCGTTCCCGTAGGGTAGCCCTTACTACGAGCCAAATCACAATAATTTTACATTGCTTCACATAGGTTAGATTTATTCGCGCCAACTTACTTAACTGATTTACTGACTAGGTATAGTGATAAAATCTTTCACTGAACCTAAAGAATAATCCTTTAATTTAAAATCAGCAAAAGGTTTATTTTCTAGCCTATCCCGTAAAGCTTCATCGATAATTACACCTTCTGATTCTGGTTTAACGCCAATAATAATTACACTTTTTTGGTATGCAGTTAAATCCTGATTTTCTTGACAATTACTTTCTTGAAATTGCCCAAGATTTAATAAGCGATATCCTTGAACACTGGGTGTATTCCTAAATAAACTTTTTGCTAAACGTTGCACTTGTTGAGCGCGTTCTAAAGCTTTGCGTTGTTGAACTGCTTGGTTATCTCCACAATTCGCCATACCTACAGCAATAATTTCCCTAGGTTCTGCCATTATTTGCTGAATACCTTGTTGTTCTAGTTTGAGCTTTAAAATCTCAAGACTAATAATTTGATCATTATATTGAATTTGAAAATTACTCCCAGTCAGCCATTTATATTCAACTGATAAAACAGCGATATTAAACTTGGCAATTTTACCTTGACTATCCATTCCTTCCTCATAAGGAAAGTAATCAATCGTACCTTTTCTTTGTGGTGATTGTGCTGATGTTGCTAAAGTAGTAAATTTGGGTGAATGTGTGGCTAAAGCTGTTAAACCGAGTAAACCTAAAGACACAAACAAGGCTGTAAGTAAAGCGAATAAAGGTACTTTTTCTGAATGCTTTGCTGATGCTGGCAAATTTACATTAATTTGAGAATGAGTGAAGAGATTTGCAGGTATGAATTGTTTTAACCAGTTTACAGCTTGTGCTTGGGAAACGAAGTTATGCTGCTGCTTTAGCCACACATCTAAGTGAGGCTGGTCAATTTTTTCCATAACCATGCAATGCAGAAGCAAACCATTTCTAGTTTGATACTGGAAATAGCCGGCAAATCTGGGAATTTCGGGATGATTTAGATGTTCTAAAAGTGATGCTTCTTGGCAAAACAGTTCTACTGCTTGAGCGTCATTTGATAACTCTTCATTGAGTACCTTCAGGATTTTTGGTGTATTTTGTTCATCAGCTGCATATACTTTGCTAAAACCATTTTTGTCACTCAACAGAGTTATGACCCGATAGCGTCCGAGCAATTCCAATGGGGAACCACAACTTTTACAAAAACGGTCTTGATTATCTGGGTGATAGGGTTGAGGACAAGCTGGATTAATACAAAGGCTCATGATCAAATTCAGTCAAAGTCTGACTTATTTTATTTACATTCTGCTAAGAATGCTGCTACAGTCCGGTTAAATGCTTCAGGTTCAGTCAAAAATGGCCAATGATTTCCCGGAACTTGGCATAAACGGAAATTTTTCAGGTGGGTTTTGTAAGGTTTGATTTGCCAATTTTGACGGTTCAGACCTTTTTCTGGCTGTACGAACAGCGCCGGGGTATGAACAGGCTCAATAAAACCGGGTACACACATCACGTCTTCAAAAATGCGATCGCGCGCTGCTATAGTAAATTTACTACCCCAACTCCCATCAGGCTTTTCCTCAATTCCGGCTTGAAATACTTGCTGTTGTATGGTATTCCATCCCTCATATTGCTTTAACTGACGCGCTTGGGCTTCGGCTTCTGCGTAGCTAGCAAAAGGCCCCATACCTTTGAGAAAAGATAAATAACGGTATAACAGAGGAAAAGTTAACCGCAATAAACTGGGCATTTTCCAAATAAAAATCGGGTCAACCAGAATCATACTGCGTAAACGTGCGGGATTTTTTCTCGCCCAGATAGCGGCTAATTTCCCCGTCCAGGAGTGACTGACAACGTGAGCAGAAGACCATCCCAGATGATCCATGAGGGCTTCCAGGTCAGCGATCGCACTTTCAAAGGTATAATCATCTTCTGGCTTACTACTTTCACCATGACCACGCATATCAGGCGCAACTATGTGATAATCTGCCGCTAGGTCATCTGCCAAACCAGACCAAACGAAGGCGTTATCCGCTAAACCGTGTAAAAGTAGCAAAGGTTCTTCACCTTGGTTCCACTCTAAATAAGAAAATTCGATATCAGGTTTCGATAAAATTTGACGTAAAGGCATCGTCATACAATTTTGGATTTTAGATTTTGGATTTTGGATTTTGGATTTTGGATTTGGGATTGACCCACAAATATAGTCAGGAGAGGGAACAAGTTTATTTAATTTTTTTGTATTTAGAAAAATAATTATGTAATGTTACAAAAAACATCAAAGTGTAACTTGCATAAACCGCAATACTGAAAGTAACAAAGGTAGGCAAATTCAGACTTTTAATTAAAAATATCATGATAACACTAAAAAAAATACTAGCTAGAAAAGCTAATAAATCTTTATTCAAAATAATCTCCTAAATATGAGTTATTACGACTTGATATACTCATACTTGATTAATCCGCCTAAATACCGTAAACAATGATACGTACAAACCTGTTGACGAGTTTATTTAGATTAGTTTTATTATTTTCAATAAAATCAGGTTTCCTAATTTAAAATTAACAGTATAAATATCCGCGACGAATTGAAAAATTAGGGAATCAGAGCCAGAAGTGTTTGCAATAGTTCCTGACTTAATCTAATACTTAAATAGGTGTATTTATTCCACAAGGGAAACTTGACGATATGTATCTCTCTCTCTGGCCTGGTAAACCCTATCCTCTAGGAGCAACCTGGGATGGTAAAGGCACTAACTTTGCTCTATTTTCCGAAAACGCTACAAAAGTTGAATTGTGCCTGTTTGACCAGCAAGAGCGAGAAACCAGACTAACTCTCACAGAAATTAGTAATTTTACTTGGCATTGCTACGTTCCTTCTATCGTCCCTGGTCAGCGATATGGATTTAGGGTACACGGTCCCTTTAACCCCCAAGAAGGGCATCGCTTTAACCCCAACAAGCTGCTGATAGACCCCTACGCCAAAGCACTGGACGGCGAAATTGGGTTTGGGGAAGAAATTTTTGGCTATCGTTGGGATGATCCTCAAGAAGATTTGGGATTTTCGGAACTGGATGACGCGCACCTTGTACCAAAAGCAGTGGTAGTGGATGAGTCCTTTGATTGGGAAGGGGATGAACTGCTGCAAATACCTTGGCACGAAACGGTAATTTATGAAACCCACGTCAAAGGTTTTACCAAGCTGCACAGAGAAATTCCTGCCAACCTACGAGGAACCTATGCTGGACTAGCTCATCCCGCCAGTATTTCTCATCTCCAGTCTCTGGGTGTGACAGCTGTAGAATTGATGCCCGTCCATCATTATTTAGCACATCCGCGACACTTAGTCGATACAGGGCTGAGAAATTATTGGGGTTATGACTCTATCTGCTATCTGGCTCCATACCACGGCTACAGTGCCAATTCTGGTCATGGAGAGCAGGTAAAAGAATTTAAGCAGATGGTTAAGGCACTACACAAAGCCGGAATGGAGGTGATTTTAGATGTAGTTTACAACCATACAGGGGAAGGAAATAATTTAGGGCCGACCTTATCTCTGCGGGGTATAGATAATAAGTCTTACTATCGCTTAATAGATGGTAACGCTCGTTATTATATGGACTTCACCGGCTGCGGTAATTCTTTGAATGTCCGCCATCCCCAGGTGCTGAAATTAATTATGGATAGTCTGCGCTACTGGGTGCTGGAAATGCACGTTGATGGTTTCCGTTTTGACTTAGCTTCGGCTCTGGCGCGGGAACTCTACGCAGTTGACCGGCTGGCAGCTTTCTTTGATATTATTCACCAAGATCCGGTTTTAGCTGAGGTGAAATTGATTGCTGAACCTTGGGATGTGGGTGAAGGTGGCTATCAAGTGGGAGAATTTCCTCTGCTGTGGTCGGAATGGAATGGTAGGTATAGGGATACGGTGCGGGACTTTTGGCGCGGGGAAGATAGTAGTTTGGCAGAGTTTGCCTATCGATTTACGGGTAGTTCTGACTTGTATCAGTTAAATGGACGCAATCCGAGCGCTAGTATTAACTTTATCACAGCCCATGATGGTTTTACTCTCAATGATTTAGTGAGTTACAACCACAAGCATAATGAGGCGAATGAGGAAAACAGTCGGGATGGGGAAAATCATAATCGCTCTTGGAACTGTGGCGCAGAAGGGGAAACGAATGATCCGGTCATCCGCAAGTTACGGAAACAGCAACGGCGAAACTTTTTGGCTACTTTAATGCTTTCCCAAGGTGTCCCGATGCTGGTGATGGGTGACGAAATGGGGCGGAGTCAAGGGGGAAATAATAACGCCTATTGTCAAGATAATGAAGTTGCTTGGTTAGATTGGGATTTACCAGAAGAAAATGAAGCGCTGTTAGATTTCACTCGTCAGCTGATTGATTTTCGCCGCAAGCATCCAAGTTTCCGCAGACGCAAGTGGTTCCAAGGTAGAGCTATCCACGGTTCTGGGGTACATGATATTGGTTGGTTCAATCCCGATGGAACGCAGATGACCGAAGAACAGTGGAATAAAGGTTTTACTAAGGCGATTGGGATTTTTATGAATGGTGAAGAAATAGCGACTCCTGGACCACGGGGGGAACGAATTATGGATGATTCTTTCTTGTGGTTTTTTAATGCTCACCATGAAATGTTGGAGTTCGCTATTCCCAAAGGGTTACAGAGTTGGGAGTGGCTGACTATTATTGATACAACTAAGCCACGCTTTTTACAACATGGCAAACGTTATATTGATGATAAACCAATTTTAGTGGAGGGGCGATCGCTTGTGGTTTTACAGCGTTTGGGTCAAGTTTTATTTGAGGATAAACAATAATTAGACATCCCAGACAGAGAATGTAGAGAAGTTCCAGGGAACCTCTCTACAAGGGTTTTGCAAAAAGCTAAATCCCCGATTGTTTCATGTTTGGCAATCTATCAACCCGGTGATAAAAGCTGACATCTAAACTTAGAAAGTAGTATTGTTAACTAATATAGCTATTCATACTTCAATAGTAGGGGCATATTGCAATATGCCTATACAAGAATTATTCGACCACAGATAAACACAGATAATATAGATAATATAGATAATATAGTAGCTAGCAGACTAGGAAATGCTATAGTGATTTTTAAATTTTATTTTTATTTTCAGGACAAACCCGTTCTTTCGTTAAAACATAGTTAAATAGTTAAATGTTTAGAAGCATTAAGGCATTGAATGTGTTATCAAGTTACCGAGCCGTAATTTTTGATATGGATGGTTTGCTTTTTGATACGGAAAGTATTGCGCGATGGGCTTGGAAACAAGCTCTCAAAGATCATGGCTATATCATGAGCGATGATTTATATATGGAGTTTGTCGGGCGAGATTTGTCATGGCGGGAAAAGTTACTCAAAAAAATCTACGGGGACAATCTCCCTTTTGAGTCTGTGACAGTGCAACGCATCGCAATTGGTGATGAGCGAGAATTGCGAGAAGGTTTACCAATGAAACCAGGGGTTTTAGATTTGCTTTATGGACTCAGTGACTTGGGTGTGAAGATTGCATTAGCTACGGGTACGGCTCGAACTAGAGCTATCCGACGTTTGACGAATGCGGGGATTAATCAATATTTTCCTACAATTGTGACGAGTGAAGATGTGGCTGCGGGTAAACCAGCACCAGATATTTTTTTGGAAGCTAGTCGTCGCCTGAATATTAATCCTGTGCAGTGTGTGGTTTTTGAAGATTCTGTTGTGGGTGTGGAAGCGGCTTTTCAAGCGGGGATGTGTGCCATTATGGTTCCCGATATCGAAGCACCATCTGCTGAAATTAGACGTTTGGCTTATCGAGTCTTGGACTCTCTGGAACAAACAAGGGAATTATTAGCAGAACTATTTGGAGAACCCATTAAATATTAAACATTAGAAATTACGAATTATTGAGGCTCAATTGTGGCGACTACTTCCCCAGTTTGACTGGTATTATAACCCCCGATGGCCTCTAGCTGTGAGAGTACTCGCCGATGTCCTAATGTGCCAAGTAGTTTTTGTACGGGGGCTTCATCTAGATATGGCTTGAGAACTACTAAATCATATCGTGATTGTTGTAAGGGGATGAATCCTAACCCGAAGGCGGCGGCTACAGATGCAGTGCTGATACCGGATGAAACTTTGCCGATGGCTACTGCTTGGGCTACTTCTAGATGTCCGTTGACAATTTGCTCAAATCCTTTGACAGATGTAAATGGTATACTTGCATCTTGGAGCGATCGCTCTAATACTTGGCGACTCCCTGAACCTGTTTCGCGGTTAACAATGGTGACACCTGTTTGGGCTAAGTCTGCAATAGTTTTTAATCCCAGTGGATTATTTGGCTGTGTCAGCATTCCCTCTTCCCAAACGCCGAGGTTAATTAATACAGCCGCCGTATCTTTGAGAACCTCACGCACAAAGGGAGTATTATATTCTCCAGTTTGGGGGTCATACAGATGCATTCCTGCAAAGTGAACTTCTCCCCGGCGCAGTCGATGCAATGCCGTCATACTGTTATCTAATGTCCAGTGTACTCTGAGATTGGGATGCCAACGTTCAGCAGCCCGCGCCCATAAGGATAAAGCTGGCGCACAACCTGCTAATATCACTGTGGAATGCAGATTTCCGGGGTCATCTAGTAACTTGACGACCATTGTATTTGTACCGGGTAGGCGATCGCCTTCGCCATCAGCTGGTATCATCTCTGTACGAAAAGCATTTTGACCAATTAAGGGATGAGCAATCCATTGATTACCAACTTGAGCCAAAATCAGCCGCAGACGCTGACCTAATGGCACATTATAGGCGGGAACGGCTGCTATTTCTGGTAAATCCTGCTCTAACCAAAATAAATCTTCCACTTGACAACCCAAGGCTTTCGCCAAGCGCAGGGCTATAGTAGTTGATGGTGCATATTGTCCCGACTCGACACCGCTAATCGTTTGCCGGGTAACATTAGCCAAGCTAGCCAAATCTTGCTGACTCATACCCAAGCGGATTCTCGTTTGTTTTAATTTATTGCGAAGTTCGTCCTGTTTTACCACGTCTTAGCTACTGAATTTTTGCAGTTATCCCTTATTTAAAGTAGCGTGAACAGGTTAGCTGCGATCCAATAATTTTCGTTTAAGGAGTGTAGAGACGTTCCATGGAACGTCTCTACATTTAAATTCATATTTGGTTTCAGCAACGCCGAAATTGCGCCTGGAGTTGAAGTTACCTCGATTATTACCAAATCTTCTTACGAAAGTATGGGTATAGAAGTCGGTAAAGAAGTGTATGCAATTGTGAAATCAACTGATGTTTTGATTGGTGT encodes:
- a CDS encoding response regulator — its product is MREIIQAPLLLAGFRILVVDDDDDSRFYITTVLAADGANVTTVESAAAALEILPQLQPDICICDIAMPDEDGYSLIRKIRALTKDRGGQVPAVALTAYADSENRIRALEAGFQIHLAKPVDPEELVITIANLANFVNSNQPFKS
- a CDS encoding sensor histidine kinase; translation: MSNNDITNLVQRDLSNCNKEPIHIPGLIQPHGVLFVLKEPDLTILQVSDNTLNLLGLPPEELLNKILSNFLELDQINLLRNSLNQDDSLIVNPIELTIKLDNKPIYFDAILHRSDGNLILELEPTTLEKTNGFFQFYHLVKVAMTKLQSASSLAEISEIIVKKVKKITGFDRVMLYRFDEDWHGTVIAEEKPEYLAPYLGLHYPASDIPTQARKLYIQNWLRLIPNLDYQPAAILPTNNPVTEKPLDLSRSVLRSVSPLHVEYMHNMGVSASMSISIIKNGNLWGLIACHHQSPKYIPYEIRHACEFLGQIASLEMAAKEDSEDVEYKMQVKSCHSKLVEYMSLEDNFIDGLINNQPNLLNLVNAEGAAVCYHGDYFTVGKTPKKKDIEDLVVWMHQNHQEEVFYTDSLSQVYPQAEKLRDVASGLMAISISKSQKNYVLWFRPEVVQTVDWGGNPNKPVEVKQNGSIHLSPRKSFELWQETVLLKSLPWKSYQVNAALELRSAIIGMVLRKADELAQLNIELERSNNELDAFAYIASHDLKEPLRGIHNYSNFLIEDYGEIINEEGKNKLKTLIRLTQRMEDLIDSLLHFSRLGRVDLSMQETDLNSIVNRSLDLLSARVDDMKVDIQIPRPLPTVYCDRIQLGEVFNNLIANAIKYNDKAEKCIEIGYIDEPPLPMTFYVRDNGIGIRDKHFDAIFRIFKRLHGPSKYGGGTGAGLTIAKKIVERHGGKIWVDSTYGEGSTFYFTLQGVD
- a CDS encoding response regulator, with the translated sequence MIGNFAKPLLVIEDSDEDFEALSRIIKKEAVVNPVFRCTDGEEALDFLYHTGTYNDSQKFPRPSLILLDLNLPGTDGREVLEQIKQDKNLKYIPVVVFTTSSNPKDIEICYQYSVASYMLKPIDINRLVETIQTFITYWLDIVILPDAVNN
- a CDS encoding PAS domain-containing protein, whose protein sequence is MAQPLTVLIVDDSPEDRLAYRRYLLQDQEYSYTILEEESGEGGLTLCQQFQPDAILLDFLLPDLDGLEFLAELKQQSQKSIPAVIMLTGYGNEAVAVQAMKSGVQDYLVKGQTTGEYLRSTIHSAIKNVQLSQELQHSEERFRTSVENMLDCFGIFSAVRDEKGEIVDFRVDYLNAAASEFSQICSGKQGKYLCQILLNMRENCFFNECCQVVKTGTPLIKESLLCTCFNHKQESNKVIDIRITKMGDGFVAAWRDVTAKKQAEAKLRESQQFVERIADTTPGILYVYDLIEQHNIYTNSQVINLLGYSVIEIQDMGSKFLSSLMHPEDWGRFVEHLQLIHVADDGEVLELEYRMRHASGEWLWFFSRDTVFNRNFDGSPRQIVGTAFDITARKQAEEQLRLSNERFELAAAAVNCLIYDRDLQKNTVSRTEGLTRILGYSLEETDPSADWWLEKVHSEDREIVENLFTDFLGCQNYYTIEYRMRHKDQHYRDVLDQGIIVRDRDDQVVRTVGSVTDISKRKQAETALRESEERYRYLSNAIPQLVWICNIQGEYEYVNQRWCDFTGQKIEEAMGVGWTKVIHPDDIQLAIDSWTNALQTGEAYEQEMRYRQFDGSYRWHLARGVPIKNEQGGIIRWFGTSTDIDHRKQLEAERDQLLQREQAARGAAEKANQTKDEFVAMVSHDLRSPLNAILGWAKLLRTRQLDADTVTNALETIERNAQSQAKLLEDLLNMSRILRGQLQLEIRPVNLVSIVKASVETAYPSAHAKGIHLASIIDESIPPIVGDSNRLLQVLGNLLSNAIKFTPSEGRVEVQLAKSDDSQILIEVSDTGLGIKPEFLPHVFDRYRQADCTSTHSGLGLGLAIARHLVQLHGGTIQAHSQGEGLGSTFTIKLPL